Below is a genomic region from Nitrospirota bacterium.
TTGTTGTCATTTGTGCCGTCGCAGTTGTTTTCGAGATTTGCTTCATTGTGTTTGTAATTGTATGAGACAAGGTCATACAGCGTAAATCCGTCATGGCAGGTTATAAAATTTATGCTGTTGTATGCAGACCTGCCGTCGTCTCCGTAGAGGTCGGAAGAACCTGTCAATCTCCAGCCCAAATCCCTTATCTGGCCGATATCACCCTTCCCGAATTTCCTCATTGTATCCCTGAACCTCCCGTTCCACTCACACCAGTCAACAGGAAAATTTCCTACCTGATATGTTCCGAGATCCCAGGGCTCGGCAATCAATTTTATCCTGTTTAAGACAGGGTCCTGTGATATTGCATCGAAGAAAGATGCTGATTTCTGGAACATTCCTTCTTCACGGCCGAGCACTGATGCAAGGTCAAACCTGAAACCGTCAACATGCATCTTTTCAACCCAGTACCTGAGCGAATCCATGACAAACCTTATTACATGGGTATTCGAGAGATTAAAACTATTTCCGCAGCCGGTGTAATTCATGTAATAGCGGTAAGGATCTGATGGAGTTCCGGTCAGACAATAGTAAGTCGGGTTATCTATTCCCTTAAAGCAGATTGTCGGCCCCAACTCGTTTCCTTCGCCTGTATGGTTATAGACAACATCCATTATCACCTCGATGCCTGCCTTGTGGAGTTCGCGCACAAGTGTTTTGAATTCATTAACCTGGCAGCCCGGAAAACTATTTGTGCCGAAAGACGATTCAGGGGCAAAAAACCCTATTGTATTATATCCCCAGTAATTGGTTAATCCCCTGTTCAAAAGAAAGTCATCAACGTAAAACTCCTGAAGAGGAAGGAATTCAACAGCATTTATTCCGAAGTCTTTAAGATATGGAATTTTTTCTATAAATCCGGAATATGTGCCGGGGTTTTTAACACGGGACGACCCGTGAGCCGTAAACCCCTTCAGATGCACTTCATAAATAATCAATTTTTCAAGCGGAATGTCAGGAGAAGTGTCACCCTGCCAGTCAAAACTGTCATCCACTATAACTGCCTTGGGTACTATACGGGTATTATCCCGCATGTCTAAAGAGAGGTCTTTATATGGAGAGTTCGGATCATATGACAAAAGCAGGTTATCAATATCCCTGATCTTCCCTGTCAATGCCTTCGCATAGGGATCTATCAGGAGTTTGCTTTCATTAAATCTCATGCCGTACGAAGGATTGAAATCACCTTTAATTTTATATCCATACAACTGCCCGGCCTTCAGCCCATGAACGAATGCATACCATACATACTTCGTGCGGTTTTCAAGCCTTATAATATCTGTCGGCTCTCCATCAGGCCTGTCGAAGAGAAGAAGAAACACTTCACTTGCGTGTTGAGAATAGATTGCGAAATTGATACCACTGTTATATAAGGTTGCGCCGAGCGGAAAATGTTTACCGGAAGAGATTTCTTTATCTGTCTTCGGCGTCAATCTTGATTCCATCCCTCAAAACCTGCTTAGAATTTTATCCCGAAGTCGGGGAAAAGCCCTGCAATATCCTTCAGCCTGTTAGTGAGCATTATTATGCCGAAGGCAATCAGCAGTATGCCGCTGATGATCATTATTGCCCGCATGTACTTCTGGAATTTTTTGGAATAACTTAAGAAACTGTTTATGGCAAGTGACGAGATAAAGAAAGGCACTGCAAGTCCGAGCGAATATACGGAAAGGAGTTTGATTCCATAGACAGCAGAGCCTTTTGCGCTAGCAAAAAGAAGGATTGAGCCGAGGATAGGGCCTATGCACGGAGTCCATCCTGCGGCAAATGTCATGCCGATAGCAAAGGTCCCGATGTATCCGGCAGGTTTGCCGCCAAGATGCAGCTTTCTTTCCCGCATCAAAAAATCGAGCTTAAGAAAACCTGCTATGAAAAGGCCGAAGATTATAATGAGTATTCCCCCGATAATCCTTATCCACTCCTGATACTGGAATAGAATCCGGCCTGCCGCAGATGATGATGCCCCCAGAGCAATGAATACAGCGGAGAATCCCGCTATAAATACAAGGGAGTTTGTGATTGTAAGGTTCCGCACTCTCTTCCTGTCTGCGCTTCCTGTCAGGTCCTCAAAGGACATGCCTGTTATAAACGAGACATAAGAAGGAACGAGCGGCAGGACGCAAGGCGAAAGAAAAGATAACACTCCTGCCATGAATGCCAAAGGA
It encodes:
- the glgX gene encoding glycogen debranching protein GlgX, giving the protein MESRLTPKTDKEISSGKHFPLGATLYNSGINFAIYSQHASEVFLLLFDRPDGEPTDIIRLENRTKYVWYAFVHGLKAGQLYGYKIKGDFNPSYGMRFNESKLLIDPYAKALTGKIRDIDNLLLSYDPNSPYKDLSLDMRDNTRIVPKAVIVDDSFDWQGDTSPDIPLEKLIIYEVHLKGFTAHGSSRVKNPGTYSGFIEKIPYLKDFGINAVEFLPLQEFYVDDFLLNRGLTNYWGYNTIGFFAPESSFGTNSFPGCQVNEFKTLVRELHKAGIEVIMDVVYNHTGEGNELGPTICFKGIDNPTYYCLTGTPSDPYRYYMNYTGCGNSFNLSNTHVIRFVMDSLRYWVEKMHVDGFRFDLASVLGREEGMFQKSASFFDAISQDPVLNRIKLIAEPWDLGTYQVGNFPVDWCEWNGRFRDTMRKFGKGDIGQIRDLGWRLTGSSDLYGDDGRSAYNSINFITCHDGFTLYDLVSYNYKHNEANLENNCDGTNDNNSWNCGVEGESGDGNIISLRKQLVKNYACHLLFSSGTPMILGGDEFMRTQNGNNNAYCQDNDISWFNWDYLIKNAGILDFFKKVIAFTKKYTILQRRKFFLGKDLDADNIPDISWFGKDLNRLSWDDTELRTICYQLDGGEEKSEMGDYQLFIILNADFNLQSVKIPMLNDGKKWHRAIDTSLKSGDDFLAAGREILIEPSDCYFANARSTVVLIGK
- a CDS encoding sulfite exporter TauE/SafE family protein translates to MLMNDVSFPLAFMAGVLSFLSPCVLPLVPSYVSFITGMSFEDLTGSADRKRVRNLTITNSLVFIAGFSAVFIALGASSSAAGRILFQYQEWIRIIGGILIIIFGLFIAGFLKLDFLMRERKLHLGGKPAGYIGTFAIGMTFAAGWTPCIGPILGSILLFASAKGSAVYGIKLLSVYSLGLAVPFFISSLAINSFLSYSKKFQKYMRAIMIISGILLIAFGIIMLTNRLKDIAGLFPDFGIKF